In Rissa tridactyla isolate bRisTri1 chromosome 22, bRisTri1.patW.cur.20221130, whole genome shotgun sequence, a single genomic region encodes these proteins:
- the PLPP2 gene encoding phospholipid phosphatase 2: MERRKVFVVLDVLCLAVASLPFVILTLVNSPYKRGFYCNDDSIRYPYKADTITHGLMAGVTITCTVVIISSGEAYLVYTERLYSKSEFNNYLAALYKVVGTFLFGGAISQSLTDLAKYMIGRLRPNFLAVCNPDWSKVNCSIYVQLENVCRGDSGNVTESRLSFYSGHSSFGMYCMMFLALYVQARLVGKWARLLRPTIQFFLIAFAIYVGYTRVSDYKHHWSDVLAGLLQGALIAVLIVRYVSDFFKQRPPRQCDEKDPERKPSLPLTMSDPDRNHYSYRGAP; this comes from the exons ATGGAGCGCAGGAAGGTCTTCGTGGTGCTCGACGTGCTCTGCCTGGCCGTCG CGTCTCTGCCCTTCGTCATCCTGACGCTGGTGAACTCCCCCTACAAGCGGGGCTTCTACTGCAACGATGACTCCATCCGCTACCCCTACAAGGCGGACACCATCACCCACGGCCTCATGGCTGGGGTGACCATCACCTGCACCGTCGTCATT ATCTCATCGGGGGAGGCGTATCTGGTCTACACGGAACGCCTCTACTCCAAGTCAGAGTTCAACAACTACCTGGCCGCCCTCTACAAGGTGGTGGGGACCTTCCTCTTCGGTGGGGCCATCAGCCAGTCCCTGACAGACCTGGCCAAATACATGATCGGCCGTCTCCGGCCAAACTTCCTGGCTGTCTGCAATCCCGACTGGTCCAAGGTGAACTGCTCCATCTACGTGCAGCTGGAGAACGTCTGCCGGGGTGACAGCGGGAACGTCACCGAGTCTAG actGTCGTTCTATTCTGGACACTCCTCCTTCGGGATGTACTGCATGATGTTCCTGGCG CTCTACGTGCAAGCCCGGCTGGTGGGGAAGTGGGCCCGGCTGCTGCGTCCCACCATCCAGTTCTTCCTCATCGCCTTCGCCATCTACGTGGGCTACACCCGGGTGTCCGACTACAAGCACCACTGGAGCGACGTGCTGGCGGGGCTGCTCCAAGGGGCCCTCATTGCCGTCCTCATC GTCCGTTACGTCTCTGACTTCTTCAAGCAGCGTCCCCCGCGGCAGTGCGACGAGAAGGACCCCGAGCGCAAGCCCAGCCTGCCGCTCACCATGAGCGACCCCGACCGCAATCACTACAGCTACCGGGGCGCCCCGTGA